The region TCGACCCCGCGAGGAACAGCACGGCGTTCCGGAGGATCAGCGCGAGCCCGAGCGAGACGATGACCATTGTGATAAGATCGGCGTCCTTGCGACGGAACCGTCGGAACACCGCCAGCTCGTAGCCGGCGCTGAACGTCGCTCCGAGGCCGACCGCGAGGACCCCGGCGACCGCGAGCGAGGTGGTTCCGACGAGCGGAACGGAGTCCGGCAGGAACGGGATTGCGGCGGGCTTGTTGAACACCAGCGCCAGGTACGCCCCGATCGTGATCATATCCCCGTGCGCGAAGTTCGGGACCTCCGCGATGCTGTAGATCAGCGACAGCCCCAGCGCCCCGGCGGCGATGATGCTCCCGGTGACCAGCCCCGTCGCGAGCGCGTCAAGCAGCCCGGCCGAGACCACGCGATTCACCTCCGTTGATCCGTCCGTGTCGAGTTGCGTTCGGTGTCATGAGTTCTCCGTCAGCCCGTCCGAGTCCCGCCTGCGGGCCAGCGCGAACACGCCGGCCGCCGCCACGCCGTCGAGGAGCGCGAGCATCGCGAAGACGCTCGCGTACCCGCCGGTCGCTGCCCGAATCGCGCCAGCGAGCGGCGGCAGCACGAGTGCGGCGACGTTGCCGGCCGCAACGACCGCCGCGAGGGCAACCCCCTCCGCGTCCGTCGCCCCGGCGGCGAGGTTGAAGACCGCCCCGAACGGGACGGAGAGGGCGACCATCGTCGCAAAGGGGAGCGCGACCAGCAGCCACCCACCGGGACCGGTCGCCAGCGCGGCGAAGCCGGCCGCGCCGGCCGCGACCGACACGACGACGAACGCGGTGTCGCTCACGCGGAGCCGCCAGCCCGCGACGCCGCCCGACACCCTGCCGGCCGTCGCCCCGACCAGCACCAGCGCGTTCAGCGGCCCGTGTACGCCCAGTTCCCCGAAGTACGAGGTGATGAACGTCGACAGCGTGATATACGAGCCGATCACCGCGACGTACGACAGTCCGGCCGCGAGCACAGTCGGGTTCGTAACCGTCGCCAACGTGTCCCAGGTGGACCGCCCACTCGCCCCGTCCGCGGACGCCTCGGGGTCGCCTGGCGCGTGGCCGGCCGACGCCGACCGTGGAGCGGTGCGCCGGTCCCTGCGATGTCGCAGGCCACAGGCGAGTGCGACGAGTCCGGGACCGATTCCGACGGCGTGCAGCCCTGGCCCGCCGGTCGCCGCGACGACCGGGCCGGCGAACAGGAACGCCGCGGCGCCGCCGAGCGTCAGCATCCCGCCGAAGACGCCCTGCTCCAGCGTCGAGGCAGGGCCCCGCCGCAGCCGCGCGATGTGGGTCGCGCCGACCGAGAGGACGAGCCCCGCGACCAGCCCCCACACGAACCGGAGCGCGAGCAGCGTCGCGAAGCCACCCGCGAGGTCCAGCGCGACCGAGAGCGCGATGTGGACTGCCGTCGCCCACAGCAGGACGCGCGCCGTCGACCGGTGGTCGCTCAGCCACGAGGCGAGCGGCTGGACGAGGACGAACGCGCCCAGCGGCGCGCTGGTCAACAGTCCGAACGCCGACAGGCCGATCCCGAGTCGCGCCGAAAGCAGGTCCGGGAGCGCGGCGACGGCGAACAGGACGTACCCCGTCGACGCCACGAGCGCGTGCGGGAGGAGCCGCAGCGTGAGCGACACACCGCCCTGCCGCGGGGCGGCCGCCCGTCCGTCGCTCATCCATCGGTGTCCCCCTCCTCGTCAGTCCCGATGTCGACGCCATACTGCTCGCGGGCGGCCGCCGGGGACACCTTCCCGAGGCGGACGTCACGGCGGACCGCCTCGGGGTCGCGCTCCTCGACCGGACCGTAGCCGCCGGCGCCCGGCGTCCGGACGCTGACGGTCGCTCCTGGTGGGAGTTCCCGGATGGTCTTCCCGGGGAGCTGCTCCTCTCCGCGGTTCTGGTCGTCCGCATCGTCGTTTCCGCTCTTCCCGCCGTACAGCACGGCGTCACCGAGGGCGCCGGGCTCGCCGCCGCCGACGCCGTACGGATGGTGGCGGCGGCGGTCCGCGAGGAGGCTGAACCGCGCCTCGTGGCCGCGGACGGTGATGTCCCGGCGGAGGCCGAGACCGCCGCGGAACTCGCCGGCGCCGCCGGAGTCCTCGCGGAACTCATACCGGTCGATCCGAAGGGGATACGCCGTCTCGAGCACCTCGACGGGCGTGTTCATCGTGTTGCTCATGTGGACGTGGACGCCGTCCATCCCGTCGCGGCCGGTGCGCCCGCCGAAGCCGCCGCCCTGCGTCTCGTAGAACGCGTATGGCGAGCCGTCGCGGGGATCGGTTCCCCCGAAGGTGACGTTGTTCATCGTCCCCTGGCCGGCGCCCGTGACCCGTTCGGGCACCGCCTCGGCGAACGCGCCCAGCACGACGTCGGTGACGCGCTGGGACGTCTCGAGGTTGCCGCCGACGACGGCCGCCGGCGGCCTCGGGTTGACGATCGTCCCCTCGGGTGCACGAACCTCGATCGGGCGGTAACAGCCGTGGTTCGGCGGAATATCCGGATCAGTCACACAGCGGACCGCATAGAACGTCGCCGAGGAGGTGACCGCGATGACGGCGTTGATCGGCCCGGCCGTCTGCGGTGCGGTCCCCTCGAAATCGACGACGACCTCCTCGCCGTCGATCGTCACGGCCGCCTCCACGGGGAGGTCCTCGTTACCGACGCCGTCGTCGTCGAGGACGTCCGCGAAGGAGTAGGTGCCGTCGGGCAGTTCGGCGATCTCCGCGCGCATCCGACGCTCGGAGTAGTCGTTGATCTCGTCGAGCGCCTCGGCGACCGTCGCCTGCCCGTACTTCTCGACCAGCTCGATGAATCGGCGCGAGCCCGTCTGGTTGGCTGCCTCCTGCGCGCGCAGGTCGCCTCGACGCTCGTCGGGCGTCCGGACGTTCAACAGCACCATGTCGAAGACCGCCTCGTTTGGGTCGCCCCCCTGGAACAGCTTGACGGGCGGGATGCGGAGCCCCTCCTGGTAGATCTCCGTGGAGTCGGCGGCGACGCTCCCGGCGCGGGAGCCGCCGACGTCGGCGTGGTGGGCGCGGTTGGCAGCGAAGGCGACGACCGCTCCCTCGTGGAAGACGGGCGTGACGAGCGTCAGGTCCGGGAGGTGTGCGCCGCCGTGGTACGGGTCGTTCAACAGGACCGCGTCGCCCGGCTCGAGCGTCTCCGGCGGGAACCGGTCGATCGCGGCCGCGACCGAGAACGGCATTGCGCCCAGGTGGACGGGCATGTTCTCCGCCTGTGCGATCATGTCGCCATCGGCGTCGAACAGCGCACAGGAGCAGTCCCGCCGCTCCTTGATGTTCGGCGAGTAGCCCGTCCGGATCAGGTTGGCGTTCATCTCCTCACACACCGCCTCGCAGGCGTTGCGGAGGACCTCCAGGGTGACGGAGTCGACCATCAGTCCGTCACCTCCACGACGATGCTGCCGTACTCGTCGATCCGCGCGGACTGTCCGGGACGGACGACAACCGTGCTCTCCTCGCCCTCGACGACCGCCGGCCCGTCGAACGTCGCCCCAGTCGGGAGCAGTTCGCGGACGTAGACGGCCGACTCGACGAACTGGCCGTCGAACATCACCGGCCGCCGCTCGCGCCGTGCGTCCGTGACCGTCCCGCCGGTCTCGGCGGGGCGAAGGTCGGGCGACTCGACGACGCCGCGAGCGCGCAGCCTGATCGTGACCAGCTCGACCGGCTCCTCCGTGTACGCATGTCCGTAGCGCCGCCGGTGGCGGTCGTGGAAGCTGTCGACGACCGATGAGAGCGCTTCCTCGTCGAGAGTGCCTGCAGGCACCGGGACGGACAGCTCGAACGACTGCCCCTTATACCGGAGGTCGACGGTGGGCTCGAAGCTCATCCGCTCGGGGTCGAGCTCCTC is a window of halophilic archaeon DL31 DNA encoding:
- a CDS encoding major facilitator superfamily MFS_1 (PFAM: Major facilitator superfamily MFS-1~KEGG: dge:Dgeo_2389 major facilitator transporter), whose product is MSDGRAAAPRQGGVSLTLRLLPHALVASTGYVLFAVAALPDLLSARLGIGLSAFGLLTSAPLGAFVLVQPLASWLSDHRSTARVLLWATAVHIALSVALDLAGGFATLLALRFVWGLVAGLVLSVGATHIARLRRGPASTLEQGVFGGMLTLGGAAAFLFAGPVVAATGGPGLHAVGIGPGLVALACGLRHRRDRRTAPRSASAGHAPGDPEASADGASGRSTWDTLATVTNPTVLAAGLSYVAVIGSYITLSTFITSYFGELGVHGPLNALVLVGATAGRVSGGVAGWRLRVSDTAFVVVSVAAGAAGFAALATGPGGWLLVALPFATMVALSVPFGAVFNLAAGATDAEGVALAAVVAAGNVAALVLPPLAGAIRAATGGYASVFAMLALLDGVAAAGVFALARRRDSDGLTENS
- a CDS encoding 5-oxoprolinase (ATP-hydrolyzing) (KEGG: hwa:HQ2241A N-methylhydantoinase B (ATP-hydrolyzing)~PFAM: Hydantoinase B/oxoprolinase), whose translation is MVDSVTLEVLRNACEAVCEEMNANLIRTGYSPNIKERRDCSCALFDADGDMIAQAENMPVHLGAMPFSVAAAIDRFPPETLEPGDAVLLNDPYHGGAHLPDLTLVTPVFHEGAVVAFAANRAHHADVGGSRAGSVAADSTEIYQEGLRIPPVKLFQGGDPNEAVFDMVLLNVRTPDERRGDLRAQEAANQTGSRRFIELVEKYGQATVAEALDEINDYSERRMRAEIAELPDGTYSFADVLDDDGVGNEDLPVEAAVTIDGEEVVVDFEGTAPQTAGPINAVIAVTSSATFYAVRCVTDPDIPPNHGCYRPIEVRAPEGTIVNPRPPAAVVGGNLETSQRVTDVVLGAFAEAVPERVTGAGQGTMNNVTFGGTDPRDGSPYAFYETQGGGFGGRTGRDGMDGVHVHMSNTMNTPVEVLETAYPLRIDRYEFREDSGGAGEFRGGLGLRRDITVRGHEARFSLLADRRRHHPYGVGGGEPGALGDAVLYGGKSGNDDADDQNRGEEQLPGKTIRELPPGATVSVRTPGAGGYGPVEERDPEAVRRDVRLGKVSPAAAREQYGVDIGTDEEGDTDG